One Spirochaetota bacterium genomic region harbors:
- the moaA gene encoding GTP 3',8-cyclase MoaA codes for MLTDIYNRRLDYLRVSVTDKCNLRCIYCMPPGGVEFLPHEEVLRIEEFIHLIGVFAGFGVRKVRFTGGEPLVRKGFMAIVEQVRRNHPDMELCLTTNGILLDEALDGLRRFGVRKLNISLDTMSAERYRAITGRDEFDRVIGNIARAIGSRFFDLKINMVLHEESLVELDDYIKFFAGKNVTLRFIERMPFDDVYDAPRFVPSDRLVEYLRSRGDLMRNHDNDTSVAQMYNLRGTFGDIRIGVIPPMTHKFCSRCNRLRLTCDGMLKTCLHSPMEFDLKTALRKNEGDRPLNDIIAAAVHSKPEAHRLGDPLEAGDGCMAIVRNRQMSRTGG; via the coding sequence ATGCTGACCGATATATACAACCGTCGGCTTGACTATCTCCGGGTCTCGGTGACGGATAAATGCAACCTGCGCTGCATATACTGCATGCCGCCGGGAGGCGTCGAGTTTCTGCCTCATGAGGAGGTGCTCCGAATCGAGGAGTTCATACATCTTATCGGTGTTTTCGCCGGGTTCGGAGTGCGCAAGGTCCGTTTTACCGGAGGGGAGCCGCTTGTCCGCAAAGGCTTTATGGCAATAGTGGAGCAGGTAAGGCGGAACCACCCGGACATGGAACTGTGCCTTACGACAAACGGCATTCTGCTGGATGAAGCGCTCGACGGCCTCCGGCGTTTCGGTGTACGCAAGCTCAATATCAGCCTGGACACCATGTCGGCCGAAAGGTACCGGGCGATAACGGGTCGGGACGAGTTCGATCGGGTCATCGGGAATATTGCCCGGGCGATCGGGAGCCGGTTTTTCGACCTGAAAATCAATATGGTGCTGCACGAGGAATCGCTCGTTGAGCTGGATGATTATATAAAATTTTTCGCCGGGAAAAACGTTACACTCCGGTTTATTGAGAGGATGCCTTTCGATGACGTCTATGACGCCCCGCGGTTTGTGCCCTCGGACAGACTGGTCGAGTATTTGCGGTCCAGGGGTGATCTCATGCGAAATCATGACAATGATACCAGCGTGGCGCAGATGTATAATTTACGCGGAACATTCGGCGATATCAGGATCGGAGTGATTCCGCCAATGACGCATAAGTTCTGTTCGCGCTGCAACCGGCTGCGGCTGACATGCGACGGGATGCTGAAGACCTGCCTTCATTCGCCGATGGAGTTCGATTTGAAAACGGCACTTCGGAAAAACGAAGGCGACAGGCCGTTGAATGATATTATTGCCGCCGCTGTCCATTCCAAGCCCGAAGCGCACCGACTGGGCGACCCCCTGGAGGCGGGGGATGGGTGTATGGCGATAGTCCGTAATAGACAGATGTCGAGGACCGGGGGATAA
- the groL gene encoding chaperonin GroEL (60 kDa chaperone family; promotes refolding of misfolded polypeptides especially under stressful conditions; forms two stacked rings of heptamers to form a barrel-shaped 14mer; ends can be capped by GroES; misfolded proteins enter the barrel where they are refolded when GroES binds) → MAKLLQYNEEARRSILEGVIKLSDAVRVTLGPRGRNVVIDKKFGSPTITKDGVTVAKEIELEDSFANMGAQMVKEVATKTNDVAGDGTTTATILAVAIYREALKNVTAGANPMSLKRGMDKAVEATVKFIADTAREIKDKKEIAQVASISANNDTEIGDLIAEAMEKVGKDGVITVEEAKSIDTNLEVVEGMQFDRGYISPYMVNNPENMEAVLENAYILIHDKKIATMKDLLPVLEKVAQAGKPLLIIAEEVEGEALATIVVNTLRKTISCVAVKAPGFGDRRKAMLEDIAVLTAGQVVSEDLGLKLENTTVDMLGKAKKIIIDKENTTIIEGGGNQKEVQGRISVIKKQIDDTTSEYDKEKLQERLAKLAGGVAVINVGAATEMELKEKKARVEDALSATRSAVEEGIVAGGGLVLLYAQKVIKGMLGKLDGDEKIGAEIIAKAVEDPMRQIANNAGVEGSVIVEKAKGEKQGIGFNANTMVWEDLIKAGIIDPAKVVRSALQNAASIASMLATTEVLITDKPEDNKGGPAMPPGGMGGMGGMY, encoded by the coding sequence ATGGCGAAACTGTTGCAGTACAACGAAGAAGCTCGGCGCTCCATTCTGGAGGGGGTCATAAAGCTCAGCGACGCGGTTAGGGTCACGCTCGGGCCCCGGGGCCGGAATGTCGTTATCGACAAAAAGTTCGGATCTCCGACTATAACCAAGGACGGAGTCACCGTTGCCAAGGAAATAGAGCTGGAAGACAGCTTTGCGAACATGGGAGCGCAGATGGTGAAGGAGGTCGCCACCAAGACCAATGACGTGGCCGGCGACGGTACCACCACCGCGACTATTCTCGCTGTGGCGATCTATCGCGAAGCGCTTAAGAACGTTACCGCGGGCGCGAACCCGATGAGCCTCAAGCGCGGCATGGACAAGGCGGTCGAGGCGACCGTGAAATTCATCGCCGATACCGCGCGCGAGATAAAGGACAAAAAGGAGATCGCGCAGGTGGCGTCGATTTCCGCGAACAACGACACCGAGATCGGCGACCTCATCGCCGAAGCGATGGAGAAGGTCGGCAAGGACGGCGTCATCACCGTTGAAGAAGCGAAGTCCATTGACACAAACCTGGAGGTTGTCGAGGGCATGCAGTTCGACCGCGGCTATATCTCGCCTTACATGGTCAACAACCCCGAAAACATGGAAGCGGTACTCGAAAACGCGTACATCCTCATTCATGACAAGAAAATCGCGACGATGAAAGACCTTCTTCCCGTGCTTGAGAAGGTTGCGCAGGCGGGCAAGCCACTCCTGATAATCGCCGAAGAGGTTGAGGGTGAGGCCCTTGCCACCATCGTGGTCAACACGCTCCGCAAGACCATAAGCTGCGTGGCCGTCAAGGCTCCCGGTTTTGGCGACAGGCGCAAAGCGATGCTTGAGGATATCGCGGTTCTTACCGCCGGTCAGGTCGTATCCGAGGATCTGGGCCTCAAGCTCGAGAATACCACGGTGGACATGCTCGGAAAGGCGAAAAAGATCATCATCGACAAGGAAAACACCACGATCATCGAGGGCGGCGGCAATCAGAAAGAAGTACAGGGCCGAATCAGCGTTATAAAGAAGCAGATCGACGATACCACTTCCGAGTACGACAAGGAGAAGCTCCAGGAGCGCCTTGCGAAACTCGCCGGCGGCGTTGCGGTCATTAACGTGGGTGCGGCGACCGAGATGGAGCTCAAGGAGAAGAAGGCGCGCGTTGAGGACGCGCTTTCCGCCACCCGTTCGGCTGTTGAAGAAGGGATCGTCGCCGGCGGCGGACTGGTGCTCCTGTACGCCCAGAAGGTCATAAAAGGCATGCTCGGCAAGCTCGATGGCGATGAGAAGATCGGCGCCGAGATCATCGCGAAGGCCGTTGAGGACCCCATGCGCCAGATTGCGAACAACGCGGGCGTTGAAGGCTCCGTAATCGTGGAGAAAGCCAAGGGCGAGAAGCAGGGTATCGGGTTCAACGCCAACACGATGGTATGGGAAGACCTTATAAAGGCCGGCATTATCGACCCGGCGAAGGTTGTCCGTTCGGCGCTGCAGAACGCTGCATCCATCGCCAGCATGCTCGCGACCACCGAAGTGCTCATAACCGACAAGCCCGAGGATAACAAGGGCGGACCGGCGATGCCTCCCGGCGGCATGGGCGGCATGGGCGGCATGTACTAA
- a CDS encoding carboxy terminal-processing peptidase, protein MFNKKRKITLIAITVIAFVFGCFSRTDGVKQTDIKPLVGVFLSKHVRYQSLDQELSRKTMSNLLNFIDPGKFYFYKSDVAGFITHENKLGEYIESGKYGIVFEIFALYKKRFDESMTLFNDLLALDYDFNKDEYVAVDREKIDYPASPSEMRERWRKNIKLQLLNYLTTVKDVNEAKEKLRNKNRLSKKRVDEINESKMISTFVNAFSTALDPHSNYLSQEDHEDFMIQTKLKLEGIGVILRSEDGFALVESIIPGGAAAKLPTALQLKPNDKIVAVAQKDSESVDVIDMDLRDVVNLIRGKSGTTVKLTIFRKADESQKPVRMQIPIVREEIKLEDRAAKSDIYIMKKDGREIKIGYIKLPTFYLDFDAAQKNDPAGKSSSIDVIREINKLSNLNIGAMVVDLRGNPGGALTEAVNVAGLFIDQGPVVKIVYNTRRMEVLSDDDPGIYYDGPLVVLIDRFSASASEIFAGAIKDYRRGIVLGPTATFGKGSVQEYNQLPSKKGAVKITTALFYQPGGTSNQLTGIAPDIIIPDISAAWDIGEAKLRNPLTWEKIPSASFVPYRNYLNREIIGALQEQSKRRVAGMKEFADLNERIASLKKLLATKEISLKEESNIEKHKVRDMEKQLKRENNDKVIDINNDLFLGEAFNITAEYIERIQ, encoded by the coding sequence ATGTTCAACAAAAAGCGTAAAATCACCCTCATCGCCATTACCGTAATTGCGTTCGTTTTCGGATGTTTCAGCCGAACCGACGGCGTAAAACAGACCGATATAAAGCCGCTGGTCGGGGTTTTTCTGTCGAAACACGTCCGCTATCAGAGTCTCGACCAGGAGCTGTCCAGAAAAACTATGAGCAACCTGCTCAACTTCATCGACCCGGGAAAGTTCTACTTCTATAAAAGCGATGTCGCCGGTTTCATTACCCACGAGAACAAGCTCGGCGAGTACATAGAAAGCGGTAAATACGGGATTGTCTTCGAAATTTTCGCACTCTACAAAAAACGCTTTGATGAGAGCATGACGCTCTTTAACGACCTCCTCGCGCTCGACTACGATTTCAACAAGGACGAATACGTTGCCGTAGACCGGGAAAAGATCGATTATCCCGCCAGCCCCTCGGAGATGCGGGAGCGCTGGAGGAAGAACATCAAGCTTCAGCTCCTCAACTATCTCACCACCGTCAAGGACGTCAACGAGGCCAAGGAAAAGCTTCGCAACAAGAACCGTCTCAGCAAGAAACGCGTCGACGAGATCAACGAGAGCAAGATGATCTCGACGTTCGTCAATGCTTTTTCAACTGCCCTCGATCCCCACTCGAATTACCTGTCCCAGGAAGATCATGAGGATTTCATGATCCAGACCAAGCTGAAACTCGAGGGAATCGGCGTGATACTCCGATCGGAGGACGGTTTCGCTCTTGTCGAGTCCATAATTCCCGGGGGGGCCGCAGCGAAGCTCCCGACGGCCCTGCAGCTTAAGCCAAATGACAAGATCGTAGCCGTCGCCCAGAAAGACAGCGAATCGGTTGATGTTATCGACATGGACCTGCGCGATGTCGTAAACCTGATCCGGGGCAAATCGGGCACCACGGTCAAGCTCACCATTTTCCGAAAGGCCGACGAAAGCCAGAAGCCCGTGCGAATGCAGATACCCATAGTGCGCGAGGAGATCAAGCTCGAAGACCGCGCGGCCAAATCGGACATTTACATCATGAAAAAAGACGGCCGGGAAATTAAAATAGGCTATATTAAACTGCCCACATTCTACCTCGATTTCGACGCAGCGCAGAAAAACGACCCCGCCGGAAAGAGTTCATCAATCGATGTTATACGCGAGATAAACAAGCTCTCGAACCTCAATATCGGCGCAATGGTGGTCGACCTCAGGGGGAATCCCGGAGGGGCGCTGACGGAGGCGGTCAACGTCGCGGGTCTTTTTATCGACCAGGGACCCGTGGTTAAAATAGTCTATAACACCCGGAGGATGGAAGTCCTGAGCGACGATGATCCCGGCATCTATTACGACGGGCCGCTTGTGGTGCTTATCGACCGATTCAGCGCGAGCGCGTCGGAGATTTTCGCGGGGGCCATCAAAGACTATCGCAGGGGAATAGTGCTCGGACCCACGGCCACCTTCGGCAAGGGATCGGTGCAGGAATACAACCAGCTCCCTTCCAAAAAAGGCGCAGTTAAAATCACCACCGCGCTTTTCTACCAGCCCGGTGGAACCTCGAACCAGCTTACGGGTATCGCTCCCGATATCATCATCCCCGACATCAGCGCGGCATGGGACATCGGCGAGGCGAAGCTTCGCAATCCACTCACATGGGAGAAAATACCCAGCGCCAGCTTCGTCCCATACCGCAACTATCTGAACAGGGAGATAATCGGAGCGCTCCAGGAACAATCCAAAAGAAGGGTCGCCGGGATGAAAGAATTCGCCGACCTGAACGAAAGGATAGCATCCCTGAAAAAGCTGCTTGCCACAAAGGAGATCAGCCTGAAAGAAGAGTCCAACATCGAAAAGCACAAGGTTCGCGATATGGAAAAACAGCTTAAACGGGAAAATAACGACAAGGTCATCGATATAAATAACGACCTTTTCCTCGGGGAGGCTTTCAATATCACTGCGGAGTACATCGAGCGCATTCAGTAA
- the buk gene encoding butyrate kinase: MPEPRILAINPGSTSTKVAVYEGESPLFIKNIKHATGELCAFSDMAEQYHFRKEIILAELAAAGIEPSSLSAIVGRGGLLKPIASGVYFVNESVILALREGLKFSQHASNLAGLIADDIARGLPDTVAYIADPPVVDEMDDIARITGHPLFERKSRFHALNQKAVARRHARAIGGAYEELNLIIAHMGGGTSIGAHRRGMIVDVNDAFDGEGPFTPERSGTLPAGDLARLCFSGDYTYDEVRKMLTGKGGLTAYFGTNDAHEIEKMGAAGDSRARLIMDAMAYQVSKEIGAMFTVLKGDVDAIILTGGIAFNKRTNDAIIERVGRLAPVSIYPGEDEMETLALNGLMVVRGEVMAKEYR, encoded by the coding sequence ATGCCCGAACCAAGAATACTCGCCATCAATCCGGGATCAACCTCCACCAAGGTCGCCGTATACGAGGGAGAATCCCCCTTATTTATTAAAAATATTAAACATGCCACCGGGGAACTCTGTGCCTTCTCGGACATGGCCGAACAGTACCACTTCAGAAAAGAAATAATACTTGCCGAACTCGCCGCCGCCGGCATTGAACCCTCATCGCTTTCGGCTATCGTCGGCAGAGGCGGGCTTCTCAAACCGATAGCATCCGGCGTTTACTTCGTAAACGAATCCGTCATACTTGCGCTCCGCGAAGGCCTGAAATTTTCACAGCACGCAAGCAACCTCGCCGGGCTTATCGCCGACGACATCGCGCGCGGTCTTCCCGATACGGTCGCATACATTGCCGATCCGCCCGTGGTTGACGAAATGGACGACATCGCGCGCATCACGGGACACCCCCTTTTCGAGCGCAAATCGCGCTTTCACGCCCTTAACCAGAAAGCCGTGGCACGCAGGCACGCCAGGGCCATCGGCGGGGCCTACGAAGAACTGAATCTCATTATCGCGCACATGGGCGGAGGCACATCGATCGGCGCCCACCGCAGGGGGATGATCGTCGATGTAAACGACGCCTTCGACGGCGAAGGGCCCTTTACCCCCGAACGAAGCGGAACGCTGCCCGCGGGCGACCTTGCCCGGCTCTGTTTCAGCGGCGACTACACTTACGACGAAGTAAGAAAAATGCTGACCGGCAAAGGCGGTCTCACGGCTTACTTCGGAACCAACGATGCCCATGAGATTGAAAAGATGGGCGCCGCCGGCGACTCCCGCGCTCGGCTTATCATGGACGCGATGGCCTACCAGGTCTCGAAGGAAATCGGAGCGATGTTTACCGTGCTCAAGGGCGATGTCGACGCGATCATTCTGACGGGAGGGATCGCCTTCAACAAGCGCACGAACGACGCCATAATCGAACGGGTGGGCAGGCTCGCCCCCGTTTCGATTTATCCCGGCGAAGACGAGATGGAAACCCTGGCCCTGAACGGCCTTATGGTCGTCAGGGGAGAGGTCATGGCGAAGGAGTATCGGTAG
- a CDS encoding 2-hydroxyacyl-CoA dehydratase family protein → MDRFLESMREQLGQWGTIARGHAVRTENRLVGTVCDALPREILAAFGVEALRVPILVTEGGSTVSPEDRIAAALQICDCVIVPEGCAAYRPALELNTGRIIQFSHPHGYGEDAAIALHHSLDSLLQRLGFKNIDQMDPERLAIAVAKYDAVRRLARGIASVRHTRRDALLPSNLMMVFEAAGALPPAVVTEALAGMLDALNACPASDVAPVGRTVLVRGGLIRGADVLDDIERAGCVVSEDDSCNGRRQFDVSHNPASRNLYYEMLDALSYRPLCPSLRPPRERFDLFYRDLKNYGIGMVVFLRDTMDEIMLEEIESLRIRLMRTGVDPIVVDSEGAGRVLSAYLAATDTPSP, encoded by the coding sequence ATGGACCGGTTTCTGGAATCTATGCGCGAACAACTCGGCCAGTGGGGGACGATCGCACGGGGCCATGCTGTAAGAACGGAAAACAGGCTTGTCGGGACCGTATGCGACGCGCTGCCCCGGGAGATACTCGCGGCGTTCGGAGTTGAGGCCCTTCGTGTGCCGATACTCGTTACGGAAGGCGGTTCAACCGTTTCACCCGAGGACCGGATTGCGGCAGCGCTTCAAATCTGCGATTGCGTTATCGTACCGGAAGGCTGTGCGGCGTACAGACCGGCCCTTGAATTGAATACGGGGCGGATCATCCAATTCTCGCATCCGCACGGGTATGGGGAGGATGCGGCGATTGCGTTGCATCATTCTCTCGATTCTCTTTTACAAAGGCTCGGTTTCAAAAATATCGATCAGATGGACCCCGAACGACTGGCCATTGCCGTGGCCAAGTACGACGCGGTTCGGAGGCTGGCCAGGGGTATAGCCTCGGTCCGGCATACGCGGCGGGACGCGCTTTTGCCCAGCAACCTAATGATGGTATTCGAGGCGGCGGGGGCGTTGCCGCCGGCCGTGGTGACGGAAGCGTTGGCGGGGATGCTTGATGCACTCAATGCTTGCCCCGCATCGGACGTGGCGCCGGTCGGAAGGACGGTTCTGGTGCGGGGAGGTTTAATCCGCGGGGCGGATGTACTGGACGATATCGAACGGGCGGGTTGCGTGGTTTCCGAGGATGACAGCTGCAACGGGCGCCGGCAGTTTGATGTATCGCATAACCCCGCGTCGCGGAATCTATATTACGAAATGCTTGACGCTCTGAGCTATCGGCCCTTATGTCCGTCGCTGCGACCGCCCCGGGAGCGGTTTGACCTGTTTTACCGGGACCTTAAAAATTACGGAATTGGAATGGTCGTTTTCCTCCGCGACACGATGGATGAAATTATGCTCGAGGAGATCGAGTCCCTGCGGATTCGGCTGATGAGAACGGGAGTGGATCCGATAGTGGTGGATTCGGAGGGCGCCGGGAGGGTCCTGTCGGCGTATCTGGCCGCTACCGATACTCCTTCGCCATGA
- a CDS encoding glycosyltransferase family 2 protein produces the protein MRQFPRKKSSAAPYLSILLPLYNEEDNIKLQYDEIVRAVDSLKVTYEILFVDDGSTDRSFEVLSSIASRDRRVKLIQFRRNFGQTAAMAAGINHSRGEILIFMDSDLQNDPRDIARLLEKIREGYDVVSGWRKNRKDNLFIRTIPSRIANRLISRVSGVRLHDLGCSLKAYRGEVLRQVKLYGEMHRFIPIHASWVGASITEIPVNHNPRRFGKSKYGIVRTFKVILDLFTVKFMGSFSTKPIYIFGGAAIILFSGSLLSGTAVILMKLLLGHSMIRNPLLLLTVMLIILGTMFILLGLLAEISIRTYHESQSMPPYRIKKTINIDQAALR, from the coding sequence ATGCGCCAGTTCCCACGAAAAAAAAGCAGCGCCGCGCCCTATCTCTCGATTCTTCTTCCCCTGTACAACGAGGAAGATAATATCAAACTCCAGTACGACGAAATCGTACGAGCGGTCGACTCTCTCAAGGTCACCTACGAAATACTCTTCGTCGATGACGGCAGCACCGACAGGTCTTTTGAGGTTCTGTCATCAATCGCGAGCCGCGACCGCAGGGTGAAGCTCATCCAGTTTCGCCGCAATTTCGGCCAGACCGCGGCGATGGCGGCGGGCATCAACCATTCAAGAGGTGAGATTCTTATATTCATGGATTCTGATCTGCAAAACGATCCCCGCGACATAGCAAGGCTCCTGGAAAAAATCCGCGAGGGCTACGACGTTGTAAGCGGCTGGCGTAAAAACAGAAAGGACAACCTGTTTATTCGGACCATCCCATCGCGTATCGCCAACAGGCTCATTTCGCGGGTCAGCGGAGTACGCCTTCACGACCTTGGCTGCTCGCTCAAGGCCTACCGGGGAGAGGTGCTCCGACAGGTCAAATTATACGGAGAAATGCACCGCTTTATCCCTATCCACGCCTCATGGGTGGGGGCTTCCATAACCGAAATACCGGTTAATCACAATCCTCGCCGCTTCGGCAAATCCAAATACGGTATCGTACGCACCTTCAAGGTAATCCTCGACCTTTTTACGGTCAAGTTCATGGGCTCATTCTCGACCAAACCGATCTATATCTTCGGAGGGGCCGCTATCATCCTTTTCTCCGGCAGCCTGTTGAGCGGCACGGCGGTCATCCTCATGAAGCTTTTACTGGGCCACAGCATGATACGAAATCCACTCCTGCTTCTTACGGTGATGCTCATAATACTGGGTACCATGTTCATCCTGCTCGGCCTGCTGGCCGAAATATCAATTCGAACCTATCACGAGTCCCAGTCAATGCCGCCCTACCGTATCAAGAAAACCATCAACATCGATCAGGCGGCTCTGCGTTAA
- a CDS encoding STAS domain-containing protein — MRKRGANPISFVILENIDKSTVTIELGEAIVLNNESFYDELASVVKKSDRRHVVLDFSRVEIIDDCGLQAVTRLVERYGRKGYSFALRNPRRAILKLLVFRDMVDRIDIRFTDDYRP; from the coding sequence TTGAGAAAAAGGGGGGCAAATCCGATTAGCTTCGTCATACTTGAAAATATAGACAAGAGCACCGTCACAATCGAGCTGGGCGAAGCGATCGTGCTCAATAATGAATCGTTTTACGACGAGCTTGCCTCCGTCGTAAAGAAGAGCGACCGGCGTCACGTTGTGCTGGATTTTTCCAGGGTTGAAATCATCGATGACTGCGGCCTGCAGGCGGTCACCAGGCTGGTCGAGCGCTATGGCCGTAAAGGATATTCCTTCGCGCTGCGCAATCCCCGTCGCGCCATACTTAAGCTCCTCGTATTTCGCGATATGGTTGACCGGATCGACATACGCTTCACCGACGATTACCGGCCATAG
- the gatA gene encoding Asp-tRNA(Asn)/Glu-tRNA(Gln) amidotransferase subunit GatA: MLVEKTIGELAALLADGKVSAVEIAKEYLARIGSQNGAINAYITVDEARTLREAGESDERRGKGNALSAWDGVPIAVKDNICTAGLRTTCGSGILRDFVPPYDATVYRRLRQSGFVTLGKTNMDEFAMGSTTETSFFGITKNPHDENRVPGGSSGGSAAAVAAMMAPAALGSDTGGSIRQPASFCGVAGIKPTYGRVSRYGLVAFASSLDQIGTFARTVDDAALLLGVIAGGDPADSTSIERAVDFTPDTLDGNVAGMVIGLPDEYFIEIAPGVKEAILSKVKELEAMGAKIEPISLQYTEYAIPIYYLIATAEASSNLARYDGIRYGYRPPGIGALAELYRKTRNEGFGKEVKRRIILGTYALSSGYYDAYYLKALKGRTLVIKDFQKAFSKVDCILSPVTTTTAFALGEKVDDPLEMYVSDILTISANLAAIPGMSVPIGRDESGLPIGLQIMASHFEEKKILNCAKAIERHTEPVRPGL, translated from the coding sequence ATGCTGGTAGAGAAAACTATTGGCGAGCTGGCAGCGCTGCTGGCGGACGGCAAGGTTTCGGCGGTCGAGATCGCGAAAGAATACCTTGCGCGGATCGGCTCGCAAAACGGAGCGATAAACGCCTACATTACGGTGGACGAGGCCCGCACGCTGAGGGAGGCCGGAGAATCGGATGAACGCCGGGGGAAGGGGAACGCGCTCTCGGCGTGGGACGGGGTTCCGATTGCCGTCAAGGACAACATCTGTACCGCGGGCCTGCGCACCACCTGTGGATCGGGCATACTTCGCGATTTCGTTCCCCCGTACGATGCCACGGTTTATCGCAGGCTTCGCCAGAGCGGCTTCGTAACACTCGGCAAGACGAATATGGACGAATTCGCCATGGGATCCACCACCGAAACGTCCTTCTTCGGCATTACCAAAAATCCCCACGATGAAAACCGCGTGCCGGGGGGGAGTTCCGGCGGGTCCGCGGCGGCGGTGGCCGCGATGATGGCCCCTGCCGCACTCGGTTCGGATACGGGCGGCTCGATCCGCCAGCCGGCGTCGTTTTGCGGCGTGGCGGGCATAAAGCCCACCTACGGCAGGGTCTCTCGCTATGGGCTGGTTGCGTTCGCCTCGTCGCTCGATCAGATCGGTACTTTCGCGCGTACGGTCGACGATGCCGCGCTGCTGCTCGGAGTGATCGCCGGCGGCGACCCGGCGGATTCGACGTCGATAGAACGCGCCGTGGATTTCACGCCGGACACGCTTGACGGAAACGTCGCGGGAATGGTAATCGGGCTTCCCGATGAGTATTTTATAGAAATAGCGCCCGGGGTTAAAGAAGCGATTTTATCGAAAGTCAAAGAACTCGAGGCGATGGGGGCGAAGATCGAGCCGATATCGCTGCAATATACGGAATACGCCATACCGATTTACTATCTGATCGCAACGGCCGAAGCGTCTTCGAACCTTGCGCGTTATGACGGAATACGCTACGGTTACCGCCCGCCCGGGATAGGCGCGCTCGCCGAGCTCTACCGCAAAACCCGAAACGAGGGATTCGGAAAGGAGGTGAAGCGCAGAATAATCCTGGGGACCTACGCGCTCAGCTCGGGATACTACGACGCTTATTATCTTAAGGCGCTGAAGGGGCGGACCCTCGTAATCAAGGATTTTCAAAAGGCGTTCTCGAAGGTCGACTGCATCCTGAGCCCGGTCACCACTACGACGGCTTTCGCCCTCGGTGAGAAGGTGGATGATCCGCTGGAGATGTATGTTTCGGACATCCTTACCATATCGGCGAACCTCGCGGCGATTCCCGGCATGAGTGTGCCGATAGGTCGCGACGAGTCGGGGTTGCCCATAGGCCTTCAGATAATGGCAAGCCATTTCGAGGAAAAGAAAATACTGAACTGTGCGAAAGCGATCGAGCGGCATACCGAACCGGTCCGCCCGGGCCTGTAG
- the groES gene encoding co-chaperone GroES has protein sequence MRRRSNVAIRPLGDRVLIEVLEEELQKQGALFIPDTAKEKPQQGKVVSVGKGRFEDGKLVPLDVKAGDVVLYGKYAGTEVKHDGKEYLIVRENDILAILE, from the coding sequence ATGAGAAGGAGGAGTAACGTGGCTATCAGACCATTAGGAGATCGTGTCCTCATCGAGGTGCTGGAGGAGGAGCTCCAGAAACAGGGAGCGCTTTTTATCCCCGATACCGCGAAGGAGAAACCCCAGCAGGGGAAGGTGGTTTCCGTCGGCAAAGGCCGGTTCGAGGACGGCAAGCTGGTACCCCTGGACGTCAAGGCGGGTGACGTTGTGCTGTACGGCAAATATGCCGGAACGGAAGTAAAACATGACGGCAAGGAGTATCTGATCGTGCGCGAAAACGATATTCTTGCCATACTTGAATAA
- the moaC gene encoding cyclic pyranopterin monophosphate synthase MoaC, translating to MADFSHYNAEGHSRMVDVSSKAVTARSARASGFVRMSPETIEMISGNLLPKGNAFEASRIAGIMAAKETSSLIPLCHPLVINYVDVQMAVDPDAGGVRIYSEIKTEGKTGAEMEALTAVAVAALTVYDMCKAVDKEMSIEDVRLLEKKGGKSD from the coding sequence ATGGCGGATTTCAGCCATTATAACGCCGAAGGGCATTCGCGGATGGTCGACGTTTCTTCGAAGGCGGTGACGGCGCGCAGCGCCAGGGCGAGCGGATTCGTCAGGATGAGTCCCGAAACGATTGAAATGATCTCCGGGAACCTGCTCCCCAAGGGGAACGCGTTCGAGGCGTCCCGGATTGCCGGGATAATGGCGGCCAAAGAAACCTCTTCCCTTATTCCGCTCTGTCATCCCCTCGTGATAAACTATGTCGATGTGCAGATGGCTGTCGATCCGGATGCCGGTGGGGTGCGGATTTATTCCGAGATTAAAACCGAGGGTAAAACCGGGGCGGAGATGGAGGCGCTGACTGCGGTAGCGGTGGCCGCTCTAACCGTTTACGATATGTGCAAGGCCGTGGATAAGGAAATGTCAATTGAAGACGTGCGCCTGCTTGAGAAAAAGGGGGGCAAATCCGATTAG